In the genome of Mercurialis annua linkage group LG8, ddMerAnnu1.2, whole genome shotgun sequence, the window GGTGGATTCTTTTGATGCAagaatttgatattaagatccGGGACAAGAAGGGTACAGAAAATATGGTAGCAGACCACTTGTTAAGATTTGAGATTCCGAAACCAATAGCAATTGGAGTTTAGATCAATGAACGATTCCCGGATGAGATATTAATTATGATATCGGAATTGAAGACACCTTGGTATACGGATATCGCCAACTACTTATCTTCAAATGTCATACCACCAGACTTGTCATGCCATCAAAAGAAGAAGATTTTGAATGACGTGAAGCGGTTCCTATGGGATGAGCTGTATTTGTTCAAAGTATGTGGAGACGGTATGTTGATGAGGTGCGTACCATTGAAAGAAATGGTGCCAATCTTAAGCCATTGTCAGGAGTCGGATTATGTTGGGCATTATGGGGCATCAAGAACTGCCGCTAGCGTGCTTGAGAGCGGTTTCTTTTGGCCAACATTGTTTCGAGATGCCAAGGATTTCGTGAGCCATTGTGACTGGTGCCAAAGATTTGGAAACATTTCAAAGCAAGATGAGATGCCATTAACCACAATCCAAGAAGTGGAGATTTTTGATGTGCGGGGAATTGATTTTATGGGGCCTTTCCCGATTTCTTTTGGGAACCAATACATTTTGGTCGGAGTTGATTACGTTTCTAAgtgggtagaagcggaggctttacCCACCAATTGATCTAAGGTGGTTTTGAGGTTTCTTAAACGTTTAATGAACCGGTTTGGGACTCCAAGGGTGATCATTAGTGACGGTGGATCGCATTTTTGCACTAGGCAATTCAAAACGTTGATGAAGAAGTATAATGTGTACCATCGGGTTGTTATCACATATCATCCCCAAACAAGTGGTCAAGTGGAGGTATCGAATAGGGAATTGAAGAGGATATTGAAGAAAATGGTGAATGGGACAGACAAGGATTAGTTCCTTATGCTAAACGATGCTTTATGGGCATATCGTACGGCATTCAAAATGCCGCTTGGTATGTCCCCTTACAGAATCATGTATGGAAAAGGATGTCACCTACCAGTAGAGTTGGAGCACAAGGCTTATTGGACAATTAGAAGTTGAATTATGACTTCAAGGCGGGGGAGAGAAGCatatgttaaaattaaatgaattggATGAAGTATGTCTCATAACATATTAGAATGTCAAGCTCTATGAGGAGAAGACCAAACGATGGCATGATGCTCAAATCTCTCCCAAGTCTTCTGAGATAGGAGCTTTTTTTTGCTCTATAATTCAAGGTAGAGATTGTTCCCGGACAAGTTGATATCCCGGTGGAGTGGACCTTTCAAGATCCGGCACGTGGCGGATCATAGTGCTTTAGAGCTCTATAACCAAAATGGGGAGACGTTCAAGCTCAAAATCCTTATCTAGGGCCTTTGATGGATCAAATAGGCGAGCAAGTCTATCTCGCCCCTTTTTCTTGAGTTTCAATCAAAGTGACGGTCGAGCTTTTGACTTGAAACAAGCGCACTCGGAAGGCGATCCCGAGAGATTTGAAATTTCTTATCCTCTTCATTTTAGTATTTCGGTGTCATTTTCTATTTTACTCTATGTTATTTTATATTCTTTATTAATCAATATGTGTTCTATTTTATTGCAATTTTCTGTGTTAATCATTTTTACGTTTTATTTTGCTTGTTTTGTTTGATTCCGGGGTGTTATTTGTGTGTGATGTTCATGTATAAAGGAAATGAGGCCGTAAAATGAGAGGCTGGCACTATTTCAATCAAAACAGTGTTGGTCTCGATCGACACAGTCACCGTCTCGATCAACACAGTCAtcgtctcgatcgagaccatatatgtctcgatcgagataGAGTTTATCTCTGAAACAATTACGTTTCTACCGAagcctgtctcgatcgagacaccaCTTGTCTCAATCGAGACAAGTGCAGGTCAtcagtttgtttttaaatttagtttgacaagctaaatttaaaaacaagaaTGTAAACGTGGCTTGCATCTCAGCACTCCATCCAGCCTATCTCTCCTTCTTCTCCTTCCCCAAAAATCACCCTCAACCTATTTCAGAAAACAAAACCGCCACCCTCACCATCTTTTCTCAACAAACTTCCCAAAACTCACAAAAAATCTCCATTAAACTCATCAAATCACTCCAAACTCCATCATAACCAAAAACCCACCAATCactccaaaataaaaaaacccaACAATGGTTAGAAGCGAAAACGCCACTAACCGACCCGTCTACAGCTCCGCTCAAGCGAAAAACCAATTGGAGCCCGAGTTGTCACCATTTCCACTTGTTGGGCAAACCCGCCTAGCACGCCAAACTAGACAAGGCGGGACCTCAAGAACAGCCACTACCCCCACAAGTCTCACTCAGAGATATAATGCTCTGTTTGAAATACGCTCTAAAGAAGAAGGGCATCGTTATGAGGCGTTCAAAGCGAGAAAGATTCCTATGTCGTGGAAGATTTTTTGGCGATCACTAGCGAAGTTGTGAATTGACAATAATGTGAAAAAGCATTTGAAGGTGTGGGATTTGGCGGATATGGCCACTTTTTATCATGATACATATGAGGAGATGGTTCATGTATTCATCGCTGCCATGAGGTTGCCTGATGAAGCAAGTACAGACATCATTTTTCGCATCAAGAATCAGGAGCACCAAGTTAGTGTGGCTGAGTTTGCATTGAAGGCCTCAATACGAAATAGGGGGCTGAAATGTATCCTGAATGGTTTGAATGAGCTAGCAATTTCGAAATCTTTGTCAAACGAGGACGATGCCAAGGTTTCAAAGGTAAATGTTATCAAAGATATCTCTATTTGTGTAGCATTTAAGTGGTATGGGCATACATTTTGCGGCAGGAACGAGTATAGTAAGGTAGCTCAGTAAGATATGGTGGCATTAAACTCGTTGCTACATCCTAGGAACCGCGATTATAGGGTCAACACGTCGTATAGGATGCTTCAGTTGTTGCGAGATGTGAACTATCACAAGCATAGGATTGCTTTGGGTTGGGTGGCGTACTTTATGTCATCAGTgtacaattgtcacgacccaaattgtTGAGCcgggaccggcgctagggaatgggagtggtagctccgaaacccgtagcaagcctaaaaccactaataatttttcgcaaataaaagtataatatatgatatatattaaaacattttcggaagaactcttttaaataatacacttatagatattaaagtatcatatcagagtttacaatataaaatatcatttaaagttaaagcgtctatctaaCACTGAAAACTACTGACTATtgcagctctaagaactcatacttgtgcaagtccaatgacttctggcacaatggagatggtttgtctgatccgactctgtctacctgcaaacatcagagtgaggggtcagtatttggggaaatactgagtgagtttgcaagttactcatagtattatcaaaatatagcgtcgcACACttaatacgtatataaatttatgatacaagcaaacattattaatttaaaagtgtgagtccaactcactagatacggggacttccagactacaccgtagccgagtgctcactcgtatcgaaatcaaaaagtgtgagtccaactcactggtgggtccaacccactggtgggcccagcccactagatacggggactccagactacaccgtagccgagtgctcacttgTTTCgaaatcatatcatatcatgcataaatatatattaaattctaatCATAAAGTCAGGCACTTTAGACTGACTCACTAATGAtcacgcagcctattgacacccaataggtagttggtctcttcggaccgcacactAGACATTCATCTTCAAATCAACGGATACACAACAtctatataatcaaattcatcaaaCCTAACATCTCATATAAACAGTTCATATAAAAACGATATacggataataataataatactaataaggtatgaaaataactttcaaaataatacgcaaaagtaaattgccactcacagtgaccgctatccaaaattgCATAATCGTCACCCGATCACATAGGTTCCGTGCATCGTTTGATCTTACAGCTACTCTAGCTCATCGGTCTGATAGCTCGCCGATACGTccgttacttagtcgagttacctgtacgtttaattcataaacgtaggcttaatatcaaaatcttaagttataaacttaggttaactcgaccttattctaaatacgtcttttaactttgatcgtgttctaataattaggcgagatacttgttatatctcttattcatcgatttCTAATCATAGGTTTCTTATATCTGAAAACCCTAATCGAATACGTCATATTCGATATCTAAATTTATCGTTTTCGAGGTCCGTATTTCCTTTTTAATGTCAgacactcttaaagtcggaaaacggaGTCATAGCGAGGTGAAAATACCGTATAGGTGCTTCACAtaaactatgcgcccgcatagtctTGCTGCGCGCCCGCGCAATATGGTTGCGCGCCCGCGTAATGTACTTACGCGCCCGCACAACGTACTTACGCGCCCGCGCAATGTgtttacgcgcccgcgtaaagTACTTACGCGCCCGCGCAACGTACTTACGCGTCCACGTAAAgtacttacgcgcccgcgtaacgcTCGCCctcggccattccgacgtgcttccggcGTGAAAACGCTCCAAACGTGTTAATAACACTTAATCTAAgttcaaaacactataattcaatctcaaaaccattaaaacgattaaatcgttccgtggcctaaaactttaactcgatataacttcaaatatatccatttaaatggtaaaacgacaagcttatCGTGATTCGCcgttgaaatacgatcaattcgagctattgaacgtcggaaacggacgagaaacggcaaAGCGGCGACAGATCGTATTGGATcgtcatttttttctttctctgaaGCTATCACCTTCTGCTCCATACCCTTCCTCTGGAATCATCCTGAACCTTTactttcttatatatataaattggcTAGTTCGCCACTTTGatctttcatttctttaacttaaaccatttctcttataaactttctaatttaaccaaacggttaaattattcttttaactcaattatttacgtattatttatattaaataaataatactatcccaaaattattattttccgtcaataatcttctaattactattctcgatatttaattggctaatttacaatttggtccttgaacttttcaaaaattacaatttagcccaaaatgcatccgcgtccaaattttaaaaggtctccgattgacccgaaacttttaccacatatactataaaacatttcgcggaacttggcgaaataattttcacttcagaatttatatggctaaattactattttagtccctgtactttattttgcgactttcttaatatttttcttttctaattccaattccaactttagaactgtaatataatgttaaatcgctcgcaataatcctttcgaattcgtcctgctaaaatttaatatttatcttaatttcccGGAAatctttccaatatcgccactctggcgacttaaCATTGGgcacatggtccaattaaatacttaaatattttggggtattacaacaaTGGTTATGAAGATTCTGAATTTCAGCAGATTAGGTACACTCCTCCCAAAATGATAGACATGAACCATTTGTGTATTTCTTTGTTGGTTAAGGATGATGTGTTGTGCCATACTATCAAAGGACTACTTGGATCAATCGGCATGGTGCAAATGCTGAGGAGGAAGAGTCTTAGCAACCACCACAAAGGTAGAGGCCTGAGAAGCAGCAAGATACGCAAAAGGGCAAGGAAACGGTCGATTCATCGGCTCAAGCGGAGGTGGCAGATTTAAGTGAGCAGGGAGGTGCTCAGTGGTCCGGTTTTGACCATAAAATTGCTGAGTTAGCACGGAAAAACTGTGAGGGTTGGGCAGAGAAGACGCGGATAATGATTGGGATTCAGAATGGTTAGCGGAAAGGGCTAGCTCGGGTCCGATACGAGCAGGATAGGATGAAGGCAAAGATGAATCGCCAGGATGAGTACCTGAGGCACTACTTCAATGCCTCGGGTGGAGAGCGATACCCATCACCCGAGCCATCCCCGGAGCCCCTAGTTTTTTATTAGTGAGATATGTTTTCTGAATCCTAACTCatgcagttttttttttatttatttcattgcaATATGGACATAGCTTCAAATAGTCTGAGGAGGGGGTTAGTAAATTGATTTCGTTAGTATTTTAGCGGATTTAGTCTTTTaatagtttgtttgtttttattatttttccatGTTTTAGTTTATGTTTAGTTGATGTCATTTTGATTTTGGGATGCCTTATATCATTTAGCCTTGAGCTCAAAATTGTTGAAAAGCATGCTAGTGAACTTGGTTGTTTGAAATACATTTCAGGTATTGcaattaaaaatcataaatgttTGAATGAAACTTCCTTTTGTAACAATAGTTTATAAAGTTCATTGTATCAAGCGTCAATTGcatgattataatttaattagtactATAGTGTTTTCAGTTTTTAGCTCTCGAAACTGTTGTTGCATGATGATTaccttgatgcggattcatgagatgtttattttattttgaaaacgaGTTCGAACTTAGGCATGATTGGTATGCTTATGCTGAAATTAAACATTTGTGATTACATAATTTTTTGTTTGAGAGTCTAAATTTCTTTGTTGTGTGATTCAGTCACATATTCAATTCCTCGAACTTGACACTAAAATGATAATGGTATTAGGATAAcaaaatttctttaaaatcactcaaaaaaacTACCCCAATTCCATTAGTTTCACAAATCCGAGCCTTTGTCTTTTGCTGTTTTCGAACCCATCATAATCACATTCACCCTTCCTTGTTTATCCCTTTCTACCCTTAACTTGATGAAATGCTTGAATAAATGTACAAATACAATGAAACCAAAGTTGATATTGTTAGCTTATGAAAGAAATATTGAACCAAAAAAAAGCTTAAAAAACACTGTCTTAAAAAAGAagctaaaagaaaagaaaaataaaaagcaatacaaagaaataaaaaagaaaataagacaATGTGAGTTATTTAGAAAACCAAAGAGTTCAACGAACACCAGATTAGAAGCTACTCAACCGCCTAAAGAAAGAAACGTTTAATCAAGTAAATCATCAAGTTAATAAACCTAAAAATCCCTTTTTTAACCAACCCCTACCTTTAACCCCATTACAAACCAAATAAAGTCCATTTGATTTGTGTCAATTGCCGAACTAAGTGGTGGAGTCCCAAATTATAGTCAAGCTTATAATGAATTTATGTGTTGCATTTTGTGAGCTTCAAAGTTTGTTTTTACACTCCCCTAAACACATGAGTGTTAGAGTGTAAAACTTGTGAGGATTTATTGTCTTTTGTTTAATTTTCGTATAAGTGATACTTTGATTTTCCTTAATGAGAACTCAATTTTTCCGACATTGTCCCGCAAATGATAGTGTGATTAAATGTGACTCGAGTGCCGAGTAagcaatttttaattaattagtacaTTAAATTATGCTTTTGCAATTGTTTGTCATTGGTGTGAATTTTTAGCGGTTGTTGCATTCGGAATGAAACATTCATCTATTTATGGTTTGGGAATCAAAAATATGTTTTGTGTTTCATTGATTTCAAATTTCCTAGCATGTTTCTATAGcaagattcatttcttgctcGAGGACgagcaaaggttaagtgtgagtaGGTTTAATAGGTGTAGAATTACCCCTATTTCGCGAGCCTATTTGTACTGTTTTATAGCGACTTTGGTTGTATTTTAAGTCACATGTTGCTTATTTTTGTATTGAAGTGTTTCATGcgaaaatcaaagaaaaacgGGGGAAAAGCAGTGTTGAAAGCGGTGGTAGTTATCGACAAGcctgtctcgttcgagacaaagtgtgtctcgatcgagataCACCCAGAAATggcttgtctcgatcgagacaagttgtgtctcgatcgagacagtgTCTGGACAAGGAAGGGTTGATTCGTTTAAGCCTATTTCTAAAGAAACACTCCCATTTCGAAGGAAACACCTCATTAATGAAGATACGTGATGAAAAGCTAAAATAGCACATGAGGACAACTCCTTGGTCTATTCTCATTGGTGGCTTCATTTAGACTTGTACTaggatatatttttatttcttttatgtcCATAACTTATATAAGGATAATTTTGTTCCCATTTTTAGGATTAGCACTCACTTTGAGAAACTTTTAGCCACCATAACAAttcttttcaaattttgttatttttgttctTAGTGACATTTATAGTTTTTATTGTGGATTCAAGGTtatgattattaattaaaaaagttttattattattgaagaTTACTATTCCTTTTATCATCCTATCGTCTCTCTACTTATTTAATGCTTGTGTGTTCCATTTATTATTCCAAGGTAACTACTCTCTAAATTAtgttctctcttttttttgttaagTTAATGATGCTATGTTAGTTATGAGTAGTTAAACCCTGTTTTAGGGGTTGTTACTGATTGTCAGGCTTGTTGACTAAGTAATTACGGTTAATATGTGATTAGAGTTTGTTGTGTTTATTGGGCTTTGTGCTTATATTAAAATGATCTCTCAATCTATGTTTTGGGTTTAATTAATTGAACGagagttatttaattaaacgGACCTAGTTAAGCACAAGCTTAGGGTTTAATCACGCAAGAGTGGCTTAGGGCTTAGGTGGTTATCTAGTTTGCAAATTAATCGGGTTTGATTAATATTgtcgaaatctaattacgcgagagtgATTTAGATTTCGGTGTATTAATCAAGCTTCGGTAGCGAAATTGATACCTTTAAATAGCTTGACACGAACCAATATCATTATTCGACCCAATTACCTAGGATTCATTTTTGTATGATTTAGAAACCTCTAGACCTCTTTATCTATTTGTTTAAACCTGTTTAATAGCTGATTACTTTATTTTGACAATTGTTTGCTTagtatttaaattgctaatttgtttagttttttttctgaTAGTTGTTTAATCATAATCTGAATGCTTGCTTGCTAAACGAATTGCGTTTCAAAGTCGGTTTCATTCTCGTCAAATCTCTCATCCATGTGGTTTCGATACCGGACAATTGTCCACTTTATTACGCATTGCGATACCGTGTACTTGCGGTAAATGACCGATAGTGGAAACATAAGATCATTTATTTATTCACTGTGAGTTTGCTAGGAGAATTTGGTGTGGCTTTGGAAAAGCTAGATATTATGTGGGTTATGCCTTCTTTTTTGTAGATTTCTTTCTACAATGCCAGTATATGATTCAGAGAGATAGTTACTTGAAGCTCTGGAAAATTTTTTGGTTCTTCATTGATTTAGAGATTTGAAAGTCAAGAAATAGCAGAATCTTTcacaattaaaattcaattaaggAGGAAGtgatatataattgttttactAAGGtagattttctttttaaaagttgtaatgGGAGTTTTATTTATTCCGATTTGAATTTCTTCACAAATCCTGATTATATTTTATTCCCGACTTTGTAATTTTTAGCCAGCTTTTAAAGTTGTAGCCCTTAGTGTGTCACCCTGTGTGTATCACTTATTATGCGAAACCTTTGTTAGTTCTGGTTTTGCCACAGCTTGTggcttttaataaatttttgattcagcaaaaataaaacatcattAAGTATAATTCCTAAGATATAAAATTATGGGAGAGAATCTTTAGAGAAGTAGCTTCAAGCCATTCATGAATTTTAGCCGTTACAACATAAGCATTCATCTTCGGATATTCAGCAGCCCATGCTCGGGCATGACCAGTCCACGTCATAGCCCATTCAGACTTACAGCCTCTACGATAAGCAAGTGAATGTTGGTATCCAATCAATTGTCTAAAGCTCCTAAGTCTCAGGGCGCCTTATCTCCTTCTCAAAATCTCAGAAAATACACACCCCTATTGATCGATTTTTCTCCTATGGTTCCTAATCTCTTGACTTGAGCATAAGTCTtccaaaatctaaaaaattatggAACCAGACTCttattttatatgcatttttgCATATATGCCGTTATGAAATGATTcataaaaatatactataacatatactccctccgtcccgtttaagaagtcccatattctattttgggatgtcccatttaaaaagtctcattaccatttttagagtatttttccattaaataccctattttacccttattttagttatcttaaaagagttcaatagaaaatttcactatcattaataggggcaaaacatgaaaaaacatgaaaagacaagaataattaatgttttcttaatttgtgtgtaaagtcaaatgagacttctaaaatgggacggagggagtatataagatgtatttcttttcaaaaaattacaaactaaATTAATATCTGAATGTAAAATGATGGTAACTCCTTAATAaacttttgagataaaaaatataaaaaattattcaaaattattttatcaacaAAATAAATGTTAAAAGAGGGTCTACTTTTAGGCATAACTCTAATGGAATTTAGGAAGAATATGTTGTAGCATATAATCGGTAAGGTACTGATAGGCCGTTGATGTGGGATGAATCCTGtcccaaaataaatatttggaaGGGTCTTCACAAGGTGGAGTTAAAGAATCACATAAAACACCTTGTTTGAAAATGAAACTTCCACAACACCCATTTTTTGTTTCTTCAAAACCTGTTCATACAAAAAACATcaagttttaaaaatactttttcattaattattagagttaaAAGTCTTAATGAtaccaaatatttatatttcaatttcatttcaaaatattattaaatattaagtgGACTTCATCACTTTCCGATCTATGTAGAGACCTAATGAaattgatatataaaataatttttataacataatttAGTTCATTATTacgttaaaataaaattttgtagcACAATCATATACACATACCATATTTATTAGGATCGTTGATCATGTCCACTATTGTGATGTTTAAATCGGTGTACACAATTCTTGACGCCGGATGAGATTGctgaaatttatttaatagattAATTAACTTTTCATTgtaaattattgaatttttattctGCTCATCCAAACTATATGTTAGCATGAATGGATTAATATATCTTGCACTTCTTTGAAAGGGGGCGAAGCCAACTGGAACAAGCCCTGCTACTATAAGAGATCGCACCCCAAGATCATACAATTCCTGATGAGAAGTGTAAAGTTTATGGttagatatataaaaattattcaataaataTAGTTTACCGTataagattattaaatttttatttataatattacacGTGATGTTACTCATTAAAACCTGTAGtcaatgaaaaatatttttctattaaataatcactaattaattatcacaatttaaatgaaaagtttaaattttacaGAGTGAATTAGTTTCACGTCATAATTTCATAAGAGTACCTTAGCAAGTAGTTAGAAACAATTAACATTGATTATATGCGTTTGATGATTACCTTAATAGAGTTTTCGActatatttagaataaaatcAATATATTGCTTTACGTTAAATTGCAATCTTCTCATAGGAAtatcatatatattaaatagaaaatcattTGTTCCTCCATTTATAACTACTAGAGCACCACTTATAATTTGCATAGCTTTTTTTTCTCCAACAATTGCTTTAAGTCTCGCTATATATTGTTTGAAATATTCTATTTGTTTTGGAATAGGAATTGCATTGGTGAATAAAGATGTTCTTTCATCAAATCCGGCACTGGATGATGCAAAATTAACGCCTGTAATAAGATCACTATTAGTAAGATTCGGATCAAAATATGGCGGGACAGTATCCTTAATTTTAAGAGCAGAAGCTAGCATGTCAGGAATAAGTTTTCCGTTAGAAAATCTTCCAGTAGGAACGCCGCCATTGAGATCTTTACCATAAGGGCGATAGTTAGCCTTAAATATTGTTctgatataattattattaccgGTGTCTAATATGGAGTCACCGAAGAAAAAAATTGCTGGAAATTTTGGTAAAGATGCGGTGTTTATAGCTATAGAGTTGCGAGTATAGGACAATATTCCAAAGAGGACAAAAATGTTGAAGAACTGCATTGTTTGTTGAATTCACAAGAGATTAGTGAAGGAGAATGGTACATTATGCATCCTTTATTTATTATCATGTTATTTATGTTTTTCATAAAATTCTAGATCATCAATTCTTAACTGTTtctagtttttatattattttttcaaatcaaaaaacaaaacatgTTGAAGACTATTTCTGTATCCAGCCTCATCTACAtctatttttaacaaatttgaaaaaataattatacagttatttttatttgttcaagTAATGTATTTCCTTTTTTtctaattgttttattattattttatagtttaaatacaccaaaaatcatcaaattttgcgtgtttttggtatttaacataatcttttaattttagcatatttaacatgaactt includes:
- the LOC126661840 gene encoding GDSL esterase/lipase At2g30310-like → MQFFNIFVLFGILSYTRNSIAINTASLPKFPAIFFFGDSILDTGNNNYIRTIFKANYRPYGKDLNGGVPTGRFSNGKLIPDMLASALKIKDTVPPYFDPNLTNSDLITGVNFASSSAGFDERTSLFTNAIPIPKQIEYFKQYIARLKAIVGEKKAMQIISGALVVINGGTNDFLFNIYDIPMRRLQFNVKQYIDFILNIVENSIKELYDLGVRSLIVAGLVPVGFAPFQRSARYINPFMLTYSLDEQNKNSIIYNEKLINLLNKFQQSHPASRIVYTDLNITIVDMINDPNKYGFEETKNGCCGSFIFKQGVLCDSLTPPCEDPSKYLFWDRIHPTSTAYQYLTDYMLQHILPKFH